A region of Campylobacter concisus DNA encodes the following proteins:
- a CDS encoding tyrosine-type recombinase/integrase, producing MKNNDKLDFADEMANYKDSFISYNKIADKSINTINTYKNCLDGFVEFCYENNDVISFNNLSQKHITDYFIWLDDLYRKKQHKKSATRAEGISSSTKISYLTILKIFFKYITNNNDKLIDLEKILDNYKITKKKVNKFENFMKEGERDKILDYIENKLTKKPEYRYIKNYRNSLLIKLMLKSGLRISEALNLKFCDFQESDDGEFYDINILAKGGEYQTAYIPKSHIKDDFERLSSIYPPESYIFTNKNGDKPISRQCVYTLLERIYRKCGIVNKRGCHILRHSFAMNMVEKNTNLGVIQKALRHKKIQTTMIYADATGDMVKKEMRRIEGN from the coding sequence ATGAAAAATAATGATAAATTAGACTTTGCAGATGAGATGGCAAATTATAAAGATAGTTTCATTTCTTATAATAAGATAGCAGACAAGAGCATTAACACAATTAATACATATAAAAATTGCCTTGATGGCTTTGTAGAGTTTTGCTATGAGAATAATGACGTGATTAGCTTTAATAATCTAAGTCAAAAGCATATAACTGATTATTTTATATGGTTAGATGACTTATATAGAAAAAAACAACACAAAAAGAGTGCTACTAGGGCTGAAGGTATATCAAGCTCAACAAAAATAAGTTATTTAACTATTTTAAAGATTTTCTTTAAGTATATTACTAATAATAACGATAAGCTCATAGACTTAGAAAAAATACTAGATAATTATAAGATTACCAAGAAAAAAGTAAATAAATTTGAAAATTTTATGAAAGAGGGCGAGAGAGATAAAATTTTAGACTATATAGAAAATAAGCTAACTAAAAAACCTGAATATAGATATATTAAAAATTATAGAAATTCATTGCTTATAAAGTTAATGCTAAAAAGCGGGCTTAGAATAAGCGAAGCACTAAATCTTAAATTTTGTGACTTTCAAGAGAGCGACGACGGCGAATTTTACGACATAAATATACTAGCCAAAGGTGGAGAGTATCAAACGGCATATATACCAAAAAGTCATATAAAAGATGATTTTGAGAGGCTATCTAGCATATACCCACCTGAAAGCTATATCTTTACAAATAAAAACGGCGATAAGCCTATTTCTAGGCAATGCGTATATACTCTGCTAGAGCGCATATATAGAAAATGTGGCATAGTAAATAAAAGGGGTTGCCATATTTTAAGGCACTCGTTTGCTATGAATATGGTCGAGAAAAATACAAATTTAGGCGTTATCCAAAAGGCTCTTAGGCACAAGAAAATACAGACAACGATGATCTATGCAGACGCTACTGGGGATATGGTCAAGAAAGAGATGAGGCGAATAGAGGGAAATTAA